In the Staphylococcus sp. IVB6240 genome, one interval contains:
- the secA gene encoding preprotein translocase subunit SecA produces the protein MGILSKWVDGNKREVKRLSKIADKVIALEEDMAILTDDEIRQKTKTFQEEVQAIDDIKKQNNKLDEILPEAFALVREAAKRVFNMSPYKVQIMGGIAIHGGDIAEMRTGEGKTLTATMPTYLNALTGRGVHVITVNEYLSSVQCEEMRELYNFLGLTVGLNLNSLNTTAKREAYAQDITYSTNNELGFDYLRDNMVNYKEDRVMRPMHFAIIDEVDSILIDEARTPLIISGEAEKSTSMYTQANVFAKMLKGEEDYNYDVQTRNIQLTEQGIDKAERFFKIDNLYDLKYVDIIHHINLALRANYTMQRDVDYMVSEGEILIVDQFTGRSMPGRRFSEGLHQAIEAKEGVKVQNESKTMASITFQNYFRMYHKLAGMTGTAKTEEEEFRNIYNMTVTQIPTNRPVQRIDRSDLIYISQKGKFQAVVEEVIEKHRKGQPVLLGTVAVETSEYISELLKKHGIRHTVLNAKNHEKEAEIVAGAGQKGAVTIATNMAGRGTDIKLGEGVEDLGGLAVIGTERHESRRIDDQLRGRSGRQGDKGDSRFYLSLEDDLMVRFGSERMQNMMNRLGMDDTTPIESKMVSRAVESAQKRVEGNNFDSRKRILEYDEVLRKQREIMYEERNKIIDEPESSALVIAMIKTALDRTISYFVNEDEENPDYEPLIHYVEDVFLHEGELEVSEINGKDREDIYEIIWKKVEQVYKKQKEVLGEQMPEFERMILLRTIDNHWTSHIDTMDQLRQGIHLRSYGQQNPLRDYQNEGHQLFDNMMQSIEEDVSKFVLKSIVSVEDDVQREKTKELEGQHLSANDGKEKVKAQPIVKKDDVGRNDPCPCGSGKKYKNCHGK, from the coding sequence ATGGGTATTTTATCCAAATGGGTTGACGGTAATAAAAGAGAAGTCAAACGTTTAAGTAAAATTGCTGATAAAGTGATTGCTTTAGAAGAAGATATGGCAATCTTAACAGATGATGAAATTAGACAGAAAACAAAAACATTCCAAGAAGAAGTACAAGCAATAGATGATATTAAAAAACAAAATAACAAATTAGATGAAATTCTACCAGAAGCTTTTGCATTAGTACGTGAAGCAGCAAAACGTGTGTTTAACATGTCACCATATAAAGTACAAATCATGGGTGGTATCGCCATTCATGGTGGTGATATTGCTGAGATGAGAACTGGTGAAGGGAAAACCCTCACAGCGACAATGCCGACATATTTAAATGCCTTAACAGGTAGAGGGGTACACGTTATCACAGTCAACGAATACTTATCTTCTGTACAATGTGAAGAAATGAGAGAACTGTATAACTTCTTAGGTTTAACGGTAGGTCTTAACTTAAATAGTCTCAATACGACAGCGAAGCGTGAAGCATATGCGCAAGATATTACGTATAGTACAAATAACGAATTAGGTTTCGACTATTTACGTGACAACATGGTGAACTACAAAGAAGACCGTGTTATGCGCCCAATGCACTTTGCGATTATTGATGAGGTCGACTCTATCTTAATCGATGAAGCGCGTACACCATTAATTATTTCTGGTGAAGCTGAAAAATCAACATCAATGTACACACAAGCCAATGTCTTTGCGAAGATGTTAAAAGGTGAAGAAGACTATAATTATGATGTACAAACACGTAATATTCAGTTGACTGAACAAGGGATTGATAAGGCAGAGCGTTTCTTCAAAATCGACAACTTGTATGACCTGAAATACGTAGATATCATTCATCATATTAACCTTGCATTACGTGCAAACTATACAATGCAACGCGATGTGGATTACATGGTATCAGAAGGCGAAATTTTAATTGTCGACCAATTTACAGGTCGTAGTATGCCTGGACGTCGTTTCTCTGAAGGTTTACACCAAGCAATCGAGGCTAAAGAAGGCGTAAAAGTTCAAAATGAATCAAAAACAATGGCATCTATCACATTCCAAAACTACTTCAGAATGTATCACAAATTAGCAGGAATGACAGGTACAGCTAAAACGGAAGAAGAAGAGTTCCGTAATATTTATAATATGACCGTGACACAAATCCCTACAAACCGTCCGGTACAACGTATTGACCGCAGTGACTTAATCTATATTAGTCAAAAAGGTAAGTTCCAAGCGGTAGTAGAAGAAGTGATTGAAAAACACCGTAAAGGACAGCCAGTATTACTTGGTACAGTGGCAGTAGAAACTTCAGAATATATTTCTGAGTTATTGAAAAAACACGGTATCCGTCATACTGTCTTAAATGCGAAAAACCATGAGAAAGAAGCGGAAATCGTTGCTGGTGCAGGACAAAAAGGTGCTGTAACGATTGCGACAAACATGGCTGGTCGTGGTACGGATATTAAACTTGGTGAAGGCGTAGAAGACTTAGGCGGTTTAGCTGTTATCGGTACAGAGCGACATGAATCACGTCGTATCGATGATCAATTACGTGGTCGTTCAGGTCGTCAAGGTGATAAAGGTGACAGTCGTTTCTACTTATCATTAGAAGATGATTTGATGGTCCGTTTCGGTTCTGAACGTATGCAAAACATGATGAATCGTCTTGGTATGGATGATACAACACCAATTGAATCTAAGATGGTTTCTCGTGCAGTGGAGTCAGCACAAAAACGTGTGGAAGGGAACAACTTTGATTCGCGTAAACGTATTTTAGAATATGATGAAGTGCTTAGAAAACAACGTGAAATCATGTATGAAGAACGCAATAAGATTATCGATGAGCCTGAAAGCTCTGCATTAGTGATTGCGATGATCAAAACAGCACTTGATCGTACCATTTCATACTTTGTTAACGAAGATGAAGAAAACCCAGACTATGAACCACTAATTCACTATGTAGAAGATGTGTTCTTACATGAAGGGGAACTTGAAGTTTCTGAAATTAACGGAAAAGACCGTGAAGATATTTATGAAATTATTTGGAAAAAAGTCGAACAGGTTTATAAGAAACAAAAAGAAGTTCTTGGAGAACAAATGCCAGAATTTGAACGTATGATTCTGTTACGCACAATTGATAATCATTGGACTTCACATATCGATACAATGGATCAATTACGACAAGGGATTCATTTACGTTCATATGGACAACAAAATCCATTGCGCGACTATCAAAATGAAGGTCACCAATTATTTGATAATATGATGCAAAGTATTGAAGAAGACGTAAGTAAATTTGTATTGAAATCAATCGTTTCAGTTGAGGATGATGTGCAACGTGAAAAAACAAAAGAGTTAGAAGGTCAACATCTTTCAGCAAACGATGGAAAAGAGAAAGTAAAAGCTCAGCCAATCGTTAAAAAAGATGACGTTGGACGTAATGATCCATGTCCATGTGGCAGTGGTAAAAAATATAAAAACTGTCATGGGAAATAG
- a CDS encoding DEAD/DEAH box helicase family protein yields MLYGQLVNDQSQLTTERIAKETFGVVKVEGTWCCMQCDTQSSNDFYTYPHYKTGQIITYCRKCIQMGRMSTVDRVWITESRNISSDGHYELAFTLSDQQKYASKSILKAVKNGDTLLLHAVTGAGKTEMIFEAIAYARQHGHNVAIVSPRVDVVIEVSKRLCEAFCDESIDVLHQASHQQYDGHFVVSTVHQLYRFKRHFDVIFVDEVDAFPLSMDETLMRALQQASQVRKSIIYMTATPPKKLLKEVEQENVVTLPARFHRHPLVVPKFKYFKVRYHRIQPYLLQRMYDQQSKERVTLLFFSHIDTMQQFYKTYRSHVPKMCYVFSEDPERLEKVQALRDGQYTIMLTTTILERGFTMQALDAWVMESHRYLSTALIQIAGRVGRKALCPTGEVLFFHEGRTRAMYHARKEIRYMNQLATKRGWLDI; encoded by the coding sequence ATGCTTTATGGTCAGCTAGTCAATGATCAGTCGCAGTTAACAACAGAGCGTATCGCAAAAGAAACATTTGGTGTTGTGAAAGTAGAAGGTACATGGTGTTGCATGCAGTGTGATACACAGTCTTCAAATGACTTTTATACATACCCCCATTATAAAACAGGACAGATCATTACTTATTGTCGAAAATGTATTCAAATGGGAAGGATGTCTACAGTAGATCGAGTATGGATAACAGAAAGTAGAAATATCAGTTCAGATGGTCATTATGAATTGGCGTTCACCTTATCAGATCAGCAAAAATATGCATCGAAAAGTATATTGAAAGCAGTGAAAAATGGTGACACATTACTTCTACATGCAGTCACAGGTGCAGGAAAGACAGAGATGATTTTTGAGGCAATTGCTTATGCGCGTCAGCATGGCCATAATGTCGCAATTGTATCGCCAAGAGTAGATGTGGTGATTGAAGTGAGCAAGCGATTATGTGAGGCGTTTTGCGATGAGTCTATTGATGTCTTACACCAAGCTAGTCACCAACAATACGATGGCCATTTTGTTGTATCTACCGTTCATCAGTTGTATCGCTTTAAACGTCATTTTGATGTTATTTTTGTTGATGAAGTAGATGCCTTCCCTTTATCGATGGATGAAACATTGATGAGAGCACTACAACAAGCGAGTCAAGTCCGTAAAAGTATCATATACATGACTGCAACACCACCTAAAAAGCTATTGAAGGAAGTTGAACAAGAGAACGTTGTCACGTTACCTGCACGTTTTCACCGACATCCACTGGTTGTTCCCAAATTTAAATATTTTAAAGTACGCTATCATCGAATACAACCATATTTACTTCAGAGAATGTATGATCAACAATCAAAAGAGCGTGTTACCTTATTGTTTTTTAGCCATATTGATACGATGCAACAATTCTATAAAACATATCGTTCACATGTACCTAAGATGTGCTATGTATTTAGTGAGGACCCTGAACGCCTTGAGAAAGTACAGGCATTACGTGACGGACAGTATACGATCATGTTAACGACAACCATATTAGAACGAGGGTTTACGATGCAAGCACTGGATGCATGGGTGATGGAAAGCCATCGCTATTTGTCGACGGCATTAATTCAAATTGCAGGTCGCGTGGGACGTAAAGCACTTTGTCCTACTGGAGAGGTATTATTTTTTCATGAAGGTCGCACACGTGCTATGTATCATGCACGAAAAGAGATTAGATATATGAATCAATTAGCAACAAAGAGAGGATGGCTTGATATATGA
- the raiA gene encoding ribosome-associated translation inhibitor RaiA, producing the protein MIKFEIHGDNLTITDAMRDYIEEKIGKLERYFTNVPNATAHVKVKTYQNNGTKIEVTIPLKNVTLRAEERHDDLYAGVDLITSKLERQVRKYKTRVNRKHRDRGSEEDIFVDAQPTQPEVEEATESDIEIIRSKTFHLKPMDPEEAVLQMNLLGHDFFVFNDRDTDGTSIVYRRKNGKYGLIETE; encoded by the coding sequence ATGATTAAATTTGAAATTCATGGGGACAACCTCACAATCACAGATGCTATGAGAGATTACATTGAGGAGAAAATCGGTAAATTAGAACGTTACTTCACAAATGTACCGAATGCAACAGCACATGTAAAAGTGAAAACGTATCAAAATAATGGTACTAAGATTGAAGTCACTATACCACTTAAAAATGTAACACTCCGTGCGGAAGAGCGTCATGATGATTTATATGCTGGCGTTGACTTAATTACAAGTAAACTTGAGCGTCAAGTGCGCAAATATAAAACACGTGTCAATCGTAAACACCGTGACCGCGGTAGCGAAGAAGATATCTTCGTAGATGCACAACCAACGCAACCAGAAGTAGAAGAAGCAACAGAATCTGATATCGAAATTATTCGTTCTAAGACATTCCACTTAAAACCAATGGATCCAGAAGAAGCTGTTTTACAAATGAATCTTTTAGGTCATGACTTCTTCGTATTCAATGATCGTGATACAGACGGAACAAGCATTGTATATCGTCGTAAAAACGGTAAATATGGTTTAATTGAAACTGAATAA
- the prfB gene encoding peptide chain release factor 2 (programmed frameshift), which yields MELSEIKRHIDDYASKLEQLRGSLDLENKETNIQEFEEMMAEPTFWDDQQRAQEVIDQNNALKAIVNTYYEIASDIEEMDATHELLQEEFDEDIKTDLEETVNDYAPKLDRFELQLLLNGEHDANNAILELHPGAGGTESQDWTNMLLRMYQRFCEQQGFKVEVVDYQAGDEAGVKSVTLVIKGHNAYGYLKAEKGVHRLVRISPFDSSGRRHTSFASCDVIPEFNNEKIEIEVNPDDITVDTFRASGAGGQHINKTESAIRITHHPTGIVVNNQNERSQIKNREAAMKMLKAKLYQLELEQKAQELAAIRGEQKEIGWGSQIRSYVFHPYSMVKDHRTNVETGNVNAVMDGDISMFIDAYLRSQMNDQSQTM from the exons ATGGAACTATCTGAAATCAAACGTCATATTGATGACTATGCATCAAAGTTAGAACAACTTAGGGGGTCTCTT GACTTAGAAAACAAAGAGACAAATATTCAAGAATTTGAAGAGATGATGGCAGAACCTACGTTTTGGGATGACCAACAACGTGCGCAAGAAGTCATTGATCAAAATAATGCGTTAAAGGCAATTGTGAATACGTATTATGAGATTGCTTCTGATATAGAAGAAATGGATGCGACACACGAGTTATTGCAAGAAGAGTTTGATGAAGATATCAAAACAGATCTTGAAGAAACGGTGAATGATTATGCACCTAAGTTAGATCGCTTTGAATTACAGTTATTGTTGAACGGTGAACATGATGCCAATAATGCGATTTTAGAATTACATCCAGGCGCAGGTGGTACGGAATCACAAGACTGGACAAATATGTTGTTGCGTATGTATCAACGTTTTTGTGAACAACAAGGATTTAAGGTTGAAGTGGTCGATTATCAAGCGGGTGATGAAGCGGGGGTCAAAAGTGTTACGCTTGTCATCAAAGGTCATAACGCTTATGGCTATCTGAAAGCAGAAAAAGGCGTACATCGTCTTGTCCGCATTTCACCTTTTGATTCATCGGGACGTAGACATACTTCTTTTGCATCATGTGATGTCATTCCAGAGTTCAACAATGAAAAGATTGAAATCGAAGTGAATCCAGATGATATTACAGTTGATACATTCCGTGCATCAGGTGCCGGCGGACAGCACATTAACAAAACAGAATCTGCTATCCGTATTACGCACCATCCAACAGGGATCGTTGTGAACAACCAAAATGAGCGTTCACAAATCAAAAACCGTGAAGCGGCAATGAAAATGCTGAAGGCCAAATTGTATCAACTTGAATTGGAACAAAAAGCACAAGAACTTGCAGCAATTCGTGGTGAACAAAAAGAAATTGGTTGGGGCAGTCAAATTCGTTCATATGTCTTCCACCCATATTCAATGGTGAAAGATCATCGAACAAATGTAGAGACTGGAAATGTCAATGCAGTAATGGATGGCGATATAAGTATGTTTATTGATGCTTATCTACGCAGTCAAATGAACGATCAGTCTCAGACAATGTAA
- the fakB1 gene encoding fatty acid kinase binding subunit FakB1 yields the protein MKIAVMTDSTSYLPQSILEKHHIRTVPLSITLENGQNHKENETIFADEFYSILAESDSIPTTSQPAIGEMIRAYEAYRDEGYTDVIVVHLSSGISGAYQTAIQAADMVEGINVYPFDSKIACLPEGAFALRAIDLIEEGKNVQEILADLEDMRDKTGAYLVVDDLKNLHKSGRITGAQAWIGNLLKMKPVLTFEDGLIVPYEKVRTKKRALKMIEDKALELANQYDNPTIMIIGGDNKEESHRVYKEMVENNPEKNIVFSEFGPVISSHLGLGGFGIGVTDRYVAYSMDEFGIE from the coding sequence ATGAAAATAGCTGTGATGACAGATTCAACAAGCTATCTACCTCAATCTATCTTAGAAAAGCATCATATTCGTACGGTGCCTTTAAGTATTACTTTAGAAAATGGACAGAACCATAAAGAAAATGAAACAATTTTTGCAGATGAATTTTATTCAATTTTAGCCGAATCAGATTCAATACCAACAACAAGTCAACCAGCAATTGGTGAAATGATTCGTGCATATGAAGCATATAGAGATGAAGGATACACAGATGTCATTGTCGTACACTTATCAAGTGGTATTAGTGGCGCATATCAGACAGCCATTCAAGCAGCAGATATGGTGGAAGGTATTAATGTCTACCCATTCGACTCAAAAATTGCATGTCTACCAGAAGGCGCCTTTGCTTTGCGCGCCATTGACCTCATTGAAGAAGGTAAAAATGTTCAAGAAATATTGGCTGACTTAGAAGATATGCGAGATAAAACAGGTGCATACTTAGTTGTCGATGATTTGAAGAACTTACACAAAAGTGGACGTATTACGGGTGCGCAAGCTTGGATTGGTAATTTATTAAAGATGAAACCTGTCTTAACATTTGAGGATGGATTAATCGTCCCTTATGAAAAAGTACGTACGAAAAAACGTGCGCTAAAAATGATTGAAGACAAAGCTTTAGAACTTGCCAACCAATATGATAATCCGACTATTATGATTATAGGTGGAGACAACAAGGAAGAATCACATCGAGTGTATAAAGAAATGGTTGAAAATAACCCAGAAAAAAATATCGTCTTTTCTGAGTTTGGTCCTGTTATTTCATCTCATTTAGGCTTAGGTGGATTTGGTATTGGTGTAACAGATCGCTATGTTGCGTATTCAATGGATGAATTTGGTATAGAATAA
- a CDS encoding ComF family protein, translated as MACQIEHDISCRYCKGFLVDGRCMTCEHLEYTDVRFNHIFASYRYEGLMKDIIQQYKFMQDVALGEVLARYVVWPKATYDIVIPMPSSPLNDDLRTFNPVKYVLQSKWIQFDDVLTMENRQKQFDLTKKERFRIQNPIEVTDEKKLENKRILLVDDIYTTGKTAHNAGIKLFSTKVRKLDMLTFAR; from the coding sequence ATGGCATGTCAAATTGAACATGATATTTCTTGTCGATATTGTAAGGGGTTTTTAGTAGATGGCAGATGTATGACTTGCGAGCATCTTGAATATACAGATGTACGTTTTAATCATATTTTTGCATCGTATAGATATGAAGGTTTGATGAAAGATATCATACAACAATATAAATTCATGCAGGATGTTGCACTTGGAGAAGTACTTGCGCGCTATGTTGTATGGCCAAAAGCAACTTATGATATCGTGATTCCGATGCCATCATCCCCTTTGAACGATGACTTGAGAACATTTAACCCAGTAAAATATGTATTACAGTCAAAATGGATCCAATTTGATGATGTTCTGACGATGGAAAATCGACAAAAACAATTTGATTTAACTAAAAAAGAACGCTTTCGTATACAAAATCCTATAGAAGTGACCGATGAAAAAAAGCTCGAAAACAAACGTATCTTACTTGTAGATGATATTTACACAACGGGTAAAACTGCTCATAACGCCGGTATAAAGCTATTTTCAACAAAAGTCAGAAAATTAGATATGTTAACGTTTGCACGTTAG
- a CDS encoding IS110 family transposase, whose protein sequence is MIYIEYFGIDVGKGKSFIAHYSNETFIDEFELIHNKSGFENLLNYVKQYAGIYILLESTGIYSKPLERFCNENYIPYSIVNPLESKLMTNTLRTWKTDKSDAHKLANLAKHYNKQPSQNMIKDIHIKIREVTRYYEELSNQMTYLKSTLIQLLDMTFPELQILFKDRYSKIALRVAKLFPHPDYVDVNNVSKLKELIANSTNKRLSDKKVNSYVEKLVSYTNESYPSVPADSFFVDKLIYTIDDLLNSMERQLAIQTQLIDLAQTLDEFKILTSIPGIGELTAAMVIGELGDIRAFTSHKQLNAYIGIDIKRYQSGKTHYKDKINKRGNKRARSLFYIIVQNMLKVQRLYANHIVDYYYKLKEQPYGKGHKTAVIACVNKLLKTIHHLVINNKEYDYRMSPH, encoded by the coding sequence GTGATTTATATCGAATATTTTGGTATCGATGTAGGGAAAGGGAAAAGCTTTATTGCACATTATTCAAACGAAACTTTTATAGACGAGTTTGAATTAATTCATAATAAAAGCGGCTTTGAAAATCTATTGAATTATGTAAAACAATATGCAGGGATTTATATCCTTCTTGAATCAACAGGTATATATTCCAAACCGCTAGAAAGATTCTGTAATGAAAATTACATCCCTTACAGTATAGTGAATCCGTTAGAGTCTAAGTTAATGACAAATACACTTAGAACATGGAAAACAGATAAATCAGATGCTCATAAGTTGGCAAATCTTGCGAAGCATTATAATAAGCAACCATCTCAAAATATGATAAAAGATATTCACATCAAAATAAGAGAAGTGACAAGATATTATGAAGAACTTTCTAATCAAATGACATACTTAAAAAGTACATTGATTCAGTTATTAGATATGACCTTTCCAGAACTACAAATTTTATTTAAAGACAGATACTCTAAAATCGCGTTGAGAGTTGCGAAGCTATTTCCACATCCAGATTATGTAGATGTTAATAATGTATCAAAATTGAAAGAGCTAATCGCTAATAGTACTAATAAACGATTGTCAGACAAAAAGGTAAATTCATATGTGGAGAAGTTAGTTTCTTATACGAATGAAAGTTATCCATCAGTACCCGCTGATTCATTCTTCGTAGATAAACTCATCTACACAATTGATGATTTACTTAATTCAATGGAAAGACAATTAGCCATTCAAACTCAACTTATTGACTTAGCTCAAACACTTGATGAATTTAAAATATTAACATCTATTCCAGGTATTGGAGAGTTAACTGCAGCTATGGTAATTGGAGAACTAGGTGATATACGTGCTTTCACTTCTCATAAACAGCTGAATGCTTATATTGGTATTGATATAAAAAGATATCAATCAGGAAAAACACATTACAAAGACAAAATAAATAAGCGAGGAAATAAACGTGCAAGGTCATTATTTTACATCATTGTACAAAACATGTTGAAAGTACAAAGACTATATGCCAACCACATTGTTGATTACTATTATAAATTAAAAGAACAGCCTTATGGAAAAGGCCATAAGACTGCAGTTATTGCTTGTGTGAACAAGCTGTTAAAAACTATTCATCACTTAGTTATTAACAATAAAGAATACGATTATCGAATGTCACCGCACTGA
- the pepT gene encoding peptidase T, whose translation MKDAIIERLTRYVTINTQSDPQSETTPSTLQQWDLLRLLEEELKTMGLETDMDEYGYLFATLPSNFDKEVPTIGFLAHVDTSPDFNAANVNPQVIEAYDGDIIQLGDSGRSIDPAVFPDMEKVKGYTLMTTDGTSLLGADDKAGVVEIMEALRYFMMHPDVPHGRIRVAFTPDEEIGRGPHRFDVERFDADFAYTMDGSQLGELQFESFNAAEAVVTFEGVNVHPGSAKHKMVNALNLATYFNQLLPAEEVPEHTEGYEGFYHLMQLEGNVEKAKAQYIIRDHNRETFEKRKQQMIHIQRDINARYHYQPVTLVINDQYHNMAEQILPHPHIIELAKSVFADLEITPNTEPIRGGTDGSQLSFMGLPTPNIFTGCDNFHGPYEYASIDVMALATQVIIGIAQKATETEFEK comes from the coding sequence ATGAAAGATGCAATTATAGAAAGATTAACGCGTTATGTCACAATTAATACACAGTCAGACCCTCAAAGTGAGACGACACCTTCTACACTACAGCAATGGGACCTATTGCGTTTATTAGAAGAAGAACTTAAGACAATGGGGTTAGAGACAGATATGGATGAATATGGTTATCTTTTCGCAACATTACCTTCTAATTTTGATAAAGAAGTGCCTACAATTGGTTTCTTAGCACATGTTGATACATCACCGGATTTCAATGCGGCTAACGTGAATCCTCAAGTGATTGAGGCATACGATGGTGATATCATCCAATTAGGTGATTCAGGGCGTTCTATTGACCCTGCAGTATTCCCTGATATGGAAAAAGTAAAAGGATATACACTGATGACAACAGATGGTACATCATTATTAGGGGCAGATGACAAAGCTGGTGTCGTGGAAATTATGGAAGCACTTCGTTATTTCATGATGCATCCAGATGTGCCACATGGCCGCATTCGTGTTGCTTTTACACCAGATGAAGAAATTGGTAGAGGACCACATCGTTTTGACGTAGAACGCTTTGATGCGGACTTTGCATATACGATGGATGGTAGCCAATTAGGTGAGCTACAATTTGAAAGTTTTAATGCTGCTGAAGCGGTGGTGACATTTGAAGGGGTAAATGTTCATCCAGGTTCTGCAAAACATAAAATGGTCAATGCATTGAATTTAGCTACATACTTCAACCAATTACTGCCTGCAGAAGAAGTACCAGAGCATACAGAAGGATATGAAGGTTTTTATCATTTGATGCAATTGGAGGGAAATGTTGAAAAAGCAAAAGCGCAATACATTATCCGAGACCATAATCGTGAAACATTTGAAAAACGTAAACAACAAATGATTCATATTCAACGAGACATAAATGCCCGTTATCACTATCAACCGGTAACGCTTGTCATTAATGATCAATATCATAATATGGCAGAGCAAATATTACCACATCCACATATTATTGAATTGGCGAAATCGGTATTTGCTGATTTGGAGATTACACCGAACACAGAACCGATTCGTGGAGGTACAGATGGCTCACAATTATCATTTATGGGCTTACCTACACCGAATATTTTTACGGGGTGTGATAATTTCCATGGCCCATATGAATATGCATCTATTGATGTGATGGCATTGGCAACACAAGTGATTATCGGTATCGCACAAAAAGCGACAGAAACAGAATTTGAAAAGTAA
- a CDS encoding YigZ family protein, with translation MTRSVVTIKDEHEIENIINKSRFIAHIVPVETEEDAKEFIARKKKEHREATHNCSAYTVGDTMHIQKASDDGEPSGTAGVPMLEMLKKHDVHNVAVVVTRYFGGIKLGTGGLIRAYGGAVRDVIQDIGRIILRPAIPMQVTIDYDLTGKFEYELQSTTFFLRDTVYTDKVTYHIDVIEEERDDFIAFLNTHTQAKYELEESDVKRLPFDYEEN, from the coding sequence ATGACACGTTCAGTCGTTACAATCAAAGACGAACATGAGATTGAAAACATCATTAATAAATCTCGATTCATCGCTCATATCGTGCCGGTTGAAACTGAAGAAGATGCAAAAGAATTTATTGCGCGTAAGAAAAAAGAACACCGTGAAGCAACACATAATTGCTCAGCTTATACAGTAGGTGATACCATGCACATTCAAAAAGCGAGTGATGACGGTGAACCAAGTGGGACGGCAGGTGTACCTATGTTAGAAATGTTAAAAAAACATGATGTTCACAATGTCGCTGTAGTAGTTACACGCTATTTTGGTGGTATTAAGCTAGGGACAGGTGGCCTCATTCGTGCTTATGGCGGTGCTGTGCGCGATGTGATACAGGACATTGGACGTATTATTCTACGACCTGCTATCCCAATGCAAGTAACTATTGATTACGATCTCACAGGTAAGTTCGAATATGAGCTACAATCAACTACCTTCTTCTTGCGTGATACGGTATATACAGATAAAGTAACCTATCACATTGATGTCATTGAAGAAGAACGTGATGATTTTATTGCTTTCTTAAACACACATACGCAAGCAAAGTATGAATTGGAAGAATCAGATGTCAAACGCCTGCCATTTGACTATGAGGAAAATTAA